TTTGTGCGCGATGAATTTACCTACGACACCCAATGGGCCAAGGCTGAAAAAATTTACCGCCTAAACACCACCTTTGCCATTCCCGGGCGCGAGCCGTTCATCACGGTGTCGGCGCCGGGGCCTGCAAAACAGGCGCTACTTGACTACTTTGGTGAAGACATTCTGCACACTGCGCGCATAACCAATATGCACCCGGTGGTACGCTACGGCGATAGGGTAAATGAAGAAACCATAGTCTGGGCCGACAGTGCCTTTGCTGAAATGATCGATTTCCCCGTTGTGTCCGGCAACATCAAGGCCGCGTTGGGCGACAATGCAAGCCTTGTGGTAACGGAAGCTTTTGCTAAACGCATTTTTGGCACCAACAACCCGCTGGGTGAAGTGGTGAGCATGAGTTTCTACGATACCGTGCGCGATTATCGTGTGGCGGCGGTCATAGAAGATTTGCCCCATAACACCATCTTCGATATTGAAGCCATGGTGATGATCGATGAGCAGGATTTCAAATCCTTCCCGTGGATGTTCTCCCAGTGGACGAGCGTAAACCAGTATTTGTTTTTCGAGCTAAAAGATGGCGCCAGTATTGAAGCGCTGCACGCGCGCATGCCAGACTTTGTTGATCACTACATCAAGCTGCCACCTGCGGCAGGCATTAAGGGCAAGGCCTCTGATTTAATCACCATGACGCCGCAGCGCCTGCTGGATATTCAATTGAACCCTCACGGGCCTGTGGGCGGTGAGATGAAGCCCACTGGCAGTATTGATAATGTCATGCTATTTGCGGCCGTGGCTGCGTTGATTTTGATTATTGGCTGTATCAATTTTATGAACCTGGCCACCGCTAAATCTACCCAGCGTGCAAAGGAGGTTGCGCTGCGCAAAGTGCTGGGTGCAAGCCGGCCACAACTGGTTGGCCAGTTTATGGGTGAGTCTTTATTGCTTGCGCTGTTGGGCTTGTTTTTCGGCGTGGTGTTAGTGGAGCTTGTGTTGCCCGCTTTCGGCAATTACGTGGGCAAAACACTGGTGCTGGACTACACCGACGCAGCCAATTGGTTATTGCTTTTAGGGCTGATAGTCATAGTGGGGTTGCTGGGTGGTGCCTACCCTGCCTTGGTGCTTTCGGGGTTTCAGCCAGCGCGGGTACTCAAGGCCAATAAATCTGCAGAAACCCGCGGTTCTGCCAACTTGCGCCAGGTGCTGGTAATCGCCCAATTTGCCATTTCCGTGTCGCTAATTATTTGTACCTGCCTTGTGTACGGGCAAAAGTTCTACCTGATGAATATGGATGCAGGCTTCAGCAAAGACCAGCAGCTACTGGTGCATAATCTGGGTAATGCCGGGGTGCGGGACAAACGCGATGTGATCAAGCAGCGCATAGGTCAACTGCCCGGTGTGGAGTCTGTGGCGCTGCACGCAGATCCACCGGCTTCGGGTAATGAAAGCAATATTTCAGTGCGTATTCCCGGTGATGAAAGCCAGCAAAGCCAGTTAATTGGCGTGCAATCAATAGATCACGATTTTTTTCCCACCTATGAAATTCCACTGCTTGCCGGTCGCA
This genomic stretch from Simiduia sp. 21SJ11W-1 harbors:
- a CDS encoding ABC transporter permease gives rise to the protein MFKNYLQVALRNLVKHKLYSAINIVGLAVGLAACILITLFVRDEFTYDTQWAKAEKIYRLNTTFAIPGREPFITVSAPGPAKQALLDYFGEDILHTARITNMHPVVRYGDRVNEETIVWADSAFAEMIDFPVVSGNIKAALGDNASLVVTEAFAKRIFGTNNPLGEVVSMSFYDTVRDYRVAAVIEDLPHNTIFDIEAMVMIDEQDFKSFPWMFSQWTSVNQYLFFELKDGASIEALHARMPDFVDHYIKLPPAAGIKGKASDLITMTPQRLLDIQLNPHGPVGGEMKPTGSIDNVMLFAAVAALILIIGCINFMNLATAKSTQRAKEVALRKVLGASRPQLVGQFMGESLLLALLGLFFGVVLVELVLPAFGNYVGKTLVLDYTDAANWLLLLGLIVIVGLLGGAYPALVLSGFQPARVLKANKSAETRGSANLRQVLVIAQFAISVSLIICTCLVYGQKFYLMNMDAGFSKDQQLLVHNLGNAGVRDKRDVIKQRIGQLPGVESVALHADPPASGNESNISVRIPGDESQQSQLIGVQSIDHDFFPTYEIPLLAGRNYDINRPADGMPAPESLVPGQKGQGTIIVNESALGKFGFGTPEQALGKVIEVGVDFNPNQPTMVDLTIIGVVPDMHFQSLRRVVRPEIYQLNANNWRTLTVRFSGNGNQLVKDIQEVWRSQVTDEPFRHQFVVDRMAGEFEQESRQSTLLGIFAGLAIVIACLGLYGLAAFTAERRTKEIGIRKVMGARARDIVALMLWQFSKPVLLANVIAWPLASWIMINWLSQFPYRLDSWVLIPVCLVAGALALAIAWLTVGGNAARVAMANPVKALRYE